From the genome of Kaistella daneshvariae, one region includes:
- a CDS encoding DNA-directed RNA polymerase subunit omega — protein sequence MSVKDSKAELSTITYDRDKIEQNVGSIYEAIVVMGKRAEQINAEIRSELHNKLDEFAVHNSTLEEVFENKEQIEISKHYEKLPKPTSIAIREWLDDEIYYRKTEDRN from the coding sequence ATGAGCGTAAAAGATTCTAAAGCCGAATTAAGTACAATTACTTACGACCGGGATAAAATTGAACAAAATGTAGGTTCTATCTATGAAGCGATTGTGGTGATGGGCAAAAGAGCAGAACAAATCAACGCTGAAATCCGCTCTGAGCTTCACAATAAACTGGATGAATTTGCAGTGCACAACTCTACTTTGGAAGAAGTTTTCGAAAATAAAGAGCAGATTGAAATCTCCAAACATTACGAAAAACTTCCAAAACCAACGTCAATTGCCATCAGAGAATGGTTAGATGACGAAATCTATTACAGAAAAACGGAAGACAGGAACTAA
- the bamD gene encoding outer membrane protein assembly factor BamD, giving the protein MKKYLILFLAFIVVAACNKQQELALKSADKDYILKVANENFANKKWANALALYERLSNLVAGTDDAPNVVYNSAYANYYDKNYKLAGHQFKNFAVTFPQDPRVEDAAYMSALCYYEGSLDYNLDQSSTELAINEMQNFLNNYPNSEKSKNINELIDELTYKLEFKAYENARQYFKMADYKASSTAFENVLNDFPSTKLRTKIYDYMLKSKYELAVNSVYDLKKDRLEEASTFAKQVEREMPNSELAKTAADLQAKLQKEKENFAEVEKKVEARKKEIAEKQQAAEAEQNAEKDRRDAEKKAREMKKDSANATNAVATPSF; this is encoded by the coding sequence ATGAAAAAATACCTGATCCTGTTTCTTGCCTTTATCGTCGTAGCTGCCTGTAACAAACAGCAGGAACTGGCGCTGAAAAGTGCAGATAAAGATTATATACTGAAAGTAGCGAACGAAAATTTCGCCAATAAAAAGTGGGCGAATGCGCTGGCTTTATACGAAAGACTTTCGAATCTGGTAGCGGGCACGGACGACGCGCCGAACGTGGTTTACAATTCTGCTTACGCAAATTACTACGATAAAAACTACAAATTAGCCGGTCACCAGTTCAAAAACTTTGCAGTTACTTTTCCGCAGGATCCGCGGGTAGAAGATGCAGCGTACATGTCTGCGCTTTGCTATTACGAGGGAAGTTTGGATTATAATCTGGATCAAAGCAGCACGGAGTTGGCAATTAATGAAATGCAGAATTTCCTTAATAATTATCCAAATTCAGAAAAGTCTAAAAACATCAACGAACTTATCGACGAGTTGACTTATAAGCTGGAATTTAAAGCATACGAAAACGCCAGACAATATTTTAAAATGGCTGATTATAAGGCGTCGAGCACCGCTTTTGAAAATGTTTTAAATGATTTTCCAAGCACAAAACTTCGCACAAAAATCTACGATTACATGCTGAAATCGAAATATGAACTGGCTGTAAACTCGGTTTATGATTTAAAAAAAGACCGTCTGGAAGAAGCCAGCACTTTTGCGAAACAGGTGGAAAGAGAAATGCCGAACAGTGAACTTGCTAAAACCGCTGCTGACCTGCAGGCCAAACTTCAGAAAGAAAAAGAGAACTTTGCTGAAGTTGAGAAAAAAGTAGAAGCCAGAAAAAAAGAAATTGCTGAGAAACAACAGGCTGCGGAAGCAGAACAGAACGCGGAAAAAGACCGCCGTGATGCCGAGAAAAAAGCCCGTGAGATGAAAAAAGACAGCGCAAATGCTACCAATGCGGTTGCAACACCATCTTTTTAA
- a CDS encoding TetR/AcrR family transcriptional regulator, with protein sequence MKKKFTDKQIHILNVAEKLIAKKGFEGTSVRDISTSANINVAMISYYFGSKEKMMSYLYRYRVQKTRESFAEFAEIIRDGKPEMQMKELIKYVVNQLFKFNYFHGFVTQELRHTEHLKDDLLEFYNTFTAKIDGVIKKGVASGVFHNAPKPEDILTLIVGSSLFVIRNKNFYEMYVTGEEENYLEDAEKKVLANLLVTVFSLLGYQTTN encoded by the coding sequence ATGAAAAAAAAATTTACTGATAAACAGATTCATATTCTGAATGTTGCGGAAAAACTCATCGCAAAAAAGGGATTTGAAGGAACCTCCGTTCGGGATATTTCCACGAGCGCGAACATTAATGTGGCGATGATTTCGTACTATTTTGGTTCAAAAGAAAAAATGATGTCGTACCTCTACCGGTACCGAGTTCAGAAAACCAGAGAAAGTTTTGCGGAATTTGCGGAAATCATCCGTGATGGCAAACCGGAAATGCAGATGAAGGAACTCATAAAATATGTGGTGAATCAGCTCTTTAAATTCAATTATTTTCATGGCTTTGTTACTCAGGAATTGCGACACACAGAGCATTTGAAAGATGATTTGCTCGAATTTTACAACACCTTTACAGCAAAAATCGACGGCGTAATAAAAAAAGGCGTTGCAAGCGGCGTATTTCATAACGCACCAAAACCTGAAGATATTTTAACCCTGATTGTAGGTTCCTCACTTTTTGTCATCCGCAACAAAAATTTCTACGAAATGTATGTTACCGGCGAGGAAGAAAATTACCTGGAAGACGCCGAGAAAAAAGTGCTGGCAAATCTGCTGGTCACCGTATTTTCGCTTCTGGGCTATCAAACTACCAATTAA